In Fusobacterium mortiferum ATCC 9817, the genomic window CCATTTTATGAATCCGCACAATGTAGGAGTTATTGAAAATCCATCAGGATATGGAAAAGTAGGAAATCCATCATGTGGAGATATAATGGAAATATTTATAAAAGTTGAAAATGATATCATAACAGACGTTAAATTTAGAACATTTGGATGTGCTTCAGCTATAGCTAGTTCATCTGTTTCAACTGATTTAGTAAAAGGAAAAACAATAGAAGAAGCGTTAAAA contains:
- the nifU gene encoding Fe-S cluster assembly scaffold protein NifU, whose product is MQYTEKVMDHFMNPHNVGVIENPSGYGKVGNPSCGDIMEIFIKVENDIITDVKFRTFGCASAIASSSVSTDLVKGKTIEEALKLTNKKVVEELGGLPPVKMHCSVLAEEAIQMAINDYLSKKEKVEEK